The nucleotide sequence ATTGATTGGACCGACTCCAACTGCACATTGATCCAGGCTGATTTTCTGACTGAAGTGATGGACTGCCGTGGCATTATAAGCTTTAATGTCTGCACGTTCTGGTCACCGTCACGGATCTTGAAAAAACAGTTTCAACTTCACTATAATGAAGAAGCTATGAAATTCAACCCAAAGGTACAAAGGATTGTTTACACTACTATATACTATTAAACTATCATATGacactttaaagaaaaagaagattGTTGAAAAAATagttcaacaaaaataaatataacttatTACTTAAATGATGCATTCGATGATAAAAACAgtaaacatatttactttagATGAACAAATTATGTTCTAATTTCTCACGCCTTCCTTTCTCTCAGTGTTTCTACACACCAAAtgccataaaaacaaaacggAACAAGAGACTGAGGCTAATAGCATCCAAAGTACGTTGTTAAGTTATCAGGGGGAAAGCATAAAATGCTATCTCAGTGTTAAATACCCGGATGTCGCCCTCTTGAGGAGCAAATACTCAGTGCAAATGGCCTTGTATTACCTGTTGTGGCCCAGCCTCATGTTTTTTACTGGTATTCTCTTAGTGGGGCTGGTAAAGTTCAACCAATGCCTGGCTCACCTCTGTACTGAGATAAGTCGAGATGAGATACTTGGTAAACAGAGTAAACTCAGAGAGGGTGGGATCTACAGGATGTTAAGGTGCAAGCCTGGAGGCATCAAGGAGCGGAATGACTCTAGTTAGCTAGTCCACTGcctaaaaactttaaaaagttgCCTTATCTTGTAACTGTGCAGTTGTTTATAATTCTCAGGATTAACCACATACAAAATGAGCTACCTAAAAGTGGTTATATGTTTTGGGTTATTTTCTGTAagcttataaaataaataaacagactcTGTTTACTttcttataaacatttctggttTTATCCTGAATGATACATTATTACATGTTGTTCCAATGAAAACCGGTTCTCTGGCCATTGAATTATGTTTCCCAAAAGCTAATTTGGATTGTTTAAGGATTATGTTGTTGCCGGTAATGCATCTTTTCTTGCCAAttgtaaacagtttatttgcaatttactgaaaaacattacaaaaactcgttaaaatataaaaaatggtaTCCTTTCAAGGCAAGGCAAGagaaggcaagtttatttatacagcacattcatacacaagggcaattcaaagtgctttacataaaatgattgacaaataCGTTTGAAATACGTCTTATTTCTTTCTAAGacgtttaaaatgcaaatgattgaagataacaaatactttagattttttttaacaataaaacagcaataaattggttaaaaatgtgagtgtgtgtataaaaagaataagtgcaaaataaaaataaattagaaatagaagtgcagttgatgtaaaccagcacagtgctcaggttctgaatgcacagctaaacaagtgtgttttaatctggatttaaaagtagttaTACTCTTgatgaacgtctgatgtcttctggaagcacattccagctacgggtggcatAATGCTAAACGCTGACTAGCCCtgtttgagtgaacccttgttatctctaactgacttgatctgAGATCAACTGATGTAATGATATAAAACAGAAGATTGGCCTTCTCTAgttaatttcaaacattgagAATGTCTTACAGATACGTTTCTGCTTGGATTTTACACTGcaattaaaaaaggaaaatcaaaGAAGCATATAAATgatttcatcttaacaacattaaacaaatgttactgcgcatgcgcacatTTGTGACCCAAAATTAACATTCACAAACTGTTGTTTATCGCATTAAAGGAAACTGTAtagtacattgacatctagcggttgagttggtatcggagtctaaattctaaatattcGAGAGACAAGTTGagaagtaacggttcttctctgtttcttttgattgttaaaCAACAGAGtgactgtagattatttctgataggctatcaatcaaaagaaaccgagatgaatcgttacttggctaaacttgtctctcaaatatttagaatttagaccCTGATACCAAGCTCAATTGCTAGATGTACTAtgcggtttctttaaatgcgaccgaactacagacccatttaacaaattgttaatttaataaaatggcataaaacacaattaaactaaccgtttattaatacaattattatactgtaaaataataatactaagtAATATTAACataccggaagttaactggtgGTCAAGCGCTTTACAAAAGGACCACACATGTGtaaagtgtataaaatgtaGCGGGTTAAGATTCTATACCCACCATTGACTCCAACCTGCTGTTACTGACACATCGCTAGGCCTACCTGTCACGGTCCTGTCTTTCCTTGGGTTTATTGTCTActtccttagtgtttcatccATCTCACCTGTCTCCCCAGTTCCCCAATTAGTGTCTCTGTTTCCCTTGCCACATATTGGTTCATTCCTTCCCGTACCCATTCAATGTGCTTACCGTCCCGTTCGTCTTGCCGTGGATTCCCCGTTtggattaccttgttcctgtgGTCCCTTCGTGTGTTTGATTTAATATTACCATTATAAAACAAGGTCCCAGGGTAACTATAAATTAAACACACGAAGGAACCACAGGAACAAGGAAATCCGAATGGCGAATCCATAGCAAGATGAACGGGACGGTAAACAGGACCTTGTTTTATTCCCCTCGTGGAAGTTTTTGTTTTGACTCTTGTTTGTTAATtgtgttttccccattgtgggttttttgtttattaataaaagtatttggTTAACCATTTGTTTGCCTGCGCTTGTGTTCTGTCAGCATATTAGCACGCACCATTGTGATACAGATTACAAAGTACATCATGATAGAGCTGAAGACTATCCCCAGTCCTAACAGAATGGCTCTGTCCTCCCCTGCCTTCAGCGCTGTTTCTCTCCTTTTCTTGTCCTTAAGCTCATGTCCCCAGAACCTTCTAGAAATGACTCTAGGATAAGGAGTGCAAAAAGAGACAGTAGTAGATATTTCGATAGAAAGACCTGAAAGCAAGAGCTGAGAAATCTTGGCTGATGCAACACCGTAGCATTACACCGCCCTATCGGTGTCATTACATAAATTTACAAAACCTGCCATTTGCTCCAACTCATCTGAGCTCATAAACCTTCCATTAACTGACATGATGAAGAAATATGGTCCAGCCCATCCGGGTTTAAAGCACTGGTAAAGAAGCCAGTATTGATTTTTTATAACACATTGGTTTACGTGTAAagactataaattaatattttcccTGACAATGCACCTACACTGATGCATAAATCAACAAAGAGAGATCTAACACCACAAAATATCATGTGTTTGGGATGTTTGAACAGGCCTAATTTTAGCCTTCTTTTCAGGCAAATATTTGCCAGATTCCCTACAATTTTGGCTTAGAACAAAATTAAACAGCCAAGAAAACGAATATGTATAATTATATCAGAGTAAACACATGATTTGGAATACATTTGAGCAATCTGGAGTTCAGAACAAAACACTGTGTGTACtgagtatactgtatgtatgtgtatattgcACACATTGTGTATATATGTCATCTGCATAagtctgtgtgtatgtaaataataCTGTCTATATGTAAATCTTTCTGCACTTTCTGGAGCACGCTCTCAAGAATTTCACTCACCAAGGCACTTGTGCTGTGGcaatgtgacaataaaagtgatttgattttgatttaataaaagacCAATAAAAGATATTCCTTctgagaacacaaacacaagcaaactGCACCATTGCCAGGTGTGCAGATGGATACATTAGATTAGAATGCTCTACAGTCTTCCCAATTACATTATTGAAAGCAGTAACAAAGTGTATCAGGGCATAGCAAGAATTACATTACAAGAATTACAAGTGCAGAGGTACTCACACATCTGTGCTGTGTCTGCAATGTCaaatgtttcttaaagggaaagttcacacaaaactgaaactttataatttactcactctcatgtcttTTTACACTTATGGCTTTCTttgctccacagaagaaatgagtcatacatgttttgaacgaCACGAGGGTGAATTGATTATGACAGAAGCTTAGCTCTTTCTTAACACAAGacatgaatgcttgtaaccaaacagttctattccaccattgactcccataggaAGAATAACATGGTAttcaaaagtgcaccagaactgtttgcttcccatttttcaaaatatatatatttgtgtgttcaacagaataaagacatttatacagatttgaaacaacttgagggtgagcaaacaaagacagattttttttttttgggtgaactgttcctttaagtataATGAGAAAATTAAAGCATGAAGCCTGAAACGGGGCAAAGGGTTGTgctattttttaagtttgttttgagAATAGGCCTACGCGATTTCTATCACATTAATCAATAAAATGTTCTGGTTGATTGAAACAagtcattatatttatttgataaacGGTTTCAAAATCAATACACTCAAAGCCTTTTATTCCttgaaagaaaaaagtttttcattCAATTACCTTTATTTTTGTCCTTGTCTCACAAAACATGTATACTGttatatataaatctatataaGAAAATCAAATggaatataaacaaaatatatttaataaataataaatgtccaTAGTTTGGAATGAAGTGCttctattttttatatagaaaaagcACCAATTCATATTATTCAATACAGTacattgtaatatattattaacaatgtgtcttaaaatatagattaaataattgaatataaatataaattgaattaTTGGCATTTGATATACAGAAAAATAGTTATTGTGGAGTTGTGCCTTTCGAGAAATCTTTGACAACAAGGTACATATGAAACATTCCCCCTTGACTAATCTGCTTTTTATTCTCTTAGCAGCCAGTATTCTTTTCAAAAGGAAGACAAGCATTTAAGCACAAGCAAGCATTCTCTACCTAATCGATATCTTTAATCCAAACTTTCCATTTATATCCCTTGCAAGGCCAAGGTCTCTACATACCTGTATTGACAAAGTCAAGGTATTGTATCAAGAAAGCATGTTGGGTCAATAACCAGCAGCCTTCTCCCGCACCTCCTGAGACTTGGAAGGGTTTTTAAAATACCCAATAATGCTGCTGGCAGATTTGTGCCTTCGTGGATCACATGCCAGCATGTAAAACTGCAAAGGGCAGCAACTTCCTGGCAAATGATGTGCGGAATGAGTCCCTCCTAGCCGCCTGACACCCTGACCTTGCCCCCGTCCTGTAAAGAGGCGAGGATGAACAGAAATAACCAGGGTACCCTTTCTTTCAAACTTCTGTCGTTGAGCCCGCATTCGTGATGGCTGTTCCAATATAATGCGTCAAACATGTAGAACATTGATGATAAACATGAAAGTGAGGGATAAAAGGTGAAGATGACAGCAATAACAGCAAGCATTTCAGTAAAGGATCGTCGTGTCGAATTTTGCTCCGTTTTTGTCTCAGAGAGACTTTGCTGACTAAAATTTCCCACATATCTGAGAGATGACAGATATATTATTCTGTTACAAGGGCAAACCAGAAGCCAGTCTGTTATCTTGCTGCCGTTTGTCCATCTGAATGCACACAGAGACGATAATTGGAATGTTTGAAAGTCTCCTTAAATTCTGACACAATCTTTGAAATCCATTTAACACTGTTCACACATCGCAGATAGAACAGACTTAAATCGATTCTCTTTTTTCCAAAAAGAGACAATTTATCAAATGATACGATCTTCAGCTTCATCTCCATACTGTGCTCAGGGCTGACTTGTTCTTGTAAAGGGGGAAAGTGCTACATCCACATTATTTCCACTAGATTACACGATTATTATTCTAATCTTTAATTTGACAATCAGAGGTTTGAGCAGGTTTATAATGGTGAACATTTACACCTGTTGCTGCCAATTGTTTCAGCTTCCTCACATGTCCGCTCAACCCTCTTAGAAATCTAACTGCCCTTTTCCAAGAATGTTTGATATGGTATTTTCTGCCTTGTTATTATAGCAGCAGCGGCCAATTGTTCAGAAGGTCTAAAAGGTCTTTAAAAAGACCTGTCTCGTCCTAAAATTGCCACAGTGAACCATATCCAAACATTACATGCCTGCTACTTgaatttaagggatagttcaaaataaagtgtctgaaatcatttattcacccttatgacTATACGTACAGTATATAACTCTTCTGTGACAGACAAAATAAGATATCTGAGAAATGTCTGGTTTGtgtggtttcgtgtccatacaattgaaatCAATGCGGGCCAATttagtttggttaccaacattcttcaaaatatcttcttttgtgttacatgtaacataaatgtttgaaatgtctgaaatgcatgagggtgggtaaataatgacagatattTTACTTTGGGTGAACTTCTAGCTTAAAAGGTTTAGTGCCAGTTTGTGCAACCGGGTGTCTCAGT is from Triplophysa dalaica isolate WHDGS20190420 chromosome 3, ASM1584641v1, whole genome shotgun sequence and encodes:
- the LOC130417171 gene encoding LOW QUALITY PROTEIN: calcium-activated potassium channel subunit beta-3-like (The sequence of the model RefSeq protein was modified relative to this genomic sequence to represent the inferred CDS: inserted 1 base in 1 codon; substituted 1 base at 1 genomic stop codon), yielding MLLNQAPRGSFSVPVNITLQGARKRHKRDVIHQQNQLQENWRKEREMKGNEKARTQVPESSSVGEDRAILLGFTMMIFSILMYFLVGIAMVKPCLNSIDWTDSNCTLIQADFLTEVMDCRGIISFXCLHVLVTVTDLEKTVSTSLYLDEQIMFXFLTPSFLSVFLHTKCHKNKTEQETEANSIQSTLLSYQGESIKCYLSVKYPDVALLRSKYSVQMALYYLLWPSLMFFTGILLVGLVKFNQCLAHLCTEISRDEILGKQSKLREGGIYRMLRCKPGGIKERNDSS